A window of Verrucomicrobiia bacterium contains these coding sequences:
- a CDS encoding prepilin-type N-terminal cleavage/methylation domain-containing protein — MNIHSHIRRGPNGRRAVKVSQAFTLIELLVVIAIIAILAGLLLPAFARAKSKAKQTACVNNMRQLGYSSAMYVGDAHQYPSCYSPNLQIYVWAPRLLPYVGNNRGVFYCPAAKPESAWDTNANKTLVPRIGENGKIDSFAISSGDGSGNGTRFSIGYNDWGLSQSLALGMGGDVGSRAISDSTLVSPSQMIAMGETRSDVTSIEFGANVDPQVSNQQNPTVHNQCPCNRHNYHTDINFADGHAESPLRSDVIDPNNQNWRADWCNDHNPHLADASWTVPNTTALEQ, encoded by the coding sequence ATGAACATCCATTCTCACATCCGTCGTGGTCCGAACGGCCGGCGCGCCGTAAAGGTTTCCCAGGCATTCACCCTCATCGAACTTTTGGTGGTCATTGCGATTATTGCGATTCTGGCCGGACTGCTGTTACCCGCCTTTGCCCGGGCAAAGTCAAAAGCCAAACAGACTGCCTGTGTCAATAACATGAGGCAACTGGGCTACTCATCGGCCATGTATGTGGGGGATGCGCACCAATATCCGAGTTGTTACTCGCCGAATCTCCAGATTTACGTTTGGGCTCCACGGTTATTGCCCTATGTCGGCAACAATCGCGGAGTGTTCTATTGTCCGGCGGCCAAGCCGGAAAGTGCCTGGGATACCAATGCGAATAAGACCCTGGTGCCGCGCATCGGCGAAAACGGAAAAATTGATTCCTTCGCCATTTCGTCCGGCGACGGGAGCGGAAACGGAACGCGTTTTTCGATCGGCTATAACGATTGGGGATTGAGCCAGTCATTGGCGCTGGGAATGGGCGGAGACGTGGGCAGTCGCGCCATCTCTGACAGCACCTTGGTAAGCCCATCCCAAATGATCGCGATGGGTGAAACTCGAAGCGATGTTACCTCGATTGAATTTGGCGCCAACGTGGATCCGCAAGTGAGCAATCAACAAAATCCCACCGTCCACAATCAATGTCCCTGCAACCGGCATAATTATCACACGGATATAAACTTCGCCGATGGTCATGCCGAAAGTCCGTTGCGCAGCGATGTGATTGACCCCAACAACCAGAATTGGCGGGCCGACTGGTGCAATGACCACAACCCCCATTTGGCCGATGCGAGCTGGACCGTTCCCAATACCACCGCTCTGGAACAATAA
- a CDS encoding LamG-like jellyroll fold domain-containing protein → MKKQPTCNSSQTGFARATSRFLIALALPLIALASPLSAQTLVHRYSFATDATDSVGGANGTLNPGNNAATINNGLMLPGTGTSANPSGYVSLPNALLTNDTSITVECWVTQNTANTWAEIWSFGVNGGSVNFGLIPHPGNNGNNMEVAFTPNSNERDLQTTFAFPNNTQEYVAVTYNNANLTGSLFLNGALNASTVLPNATYSPGTYKTTLDTFGLDPFGGDAQFNGTIAELRIWNGVVSQRYLSASALLGPGVLVSNVTPTSVTLKTTPAIVITGTEQATANVTLQQTGTNALLATLDATNWTSANPNVLSVNSSGLITGVGAGTTTVSATINGTTATSGSITVTPQTLTHRYSFATDATDSVGGANGTLVAPTNGSPATISNGLNLPGTTTGGFGASGYVSLPNGIVQGDSSVTVECWVTQNAANTWAEIWDLGSSTSINFGLIPVSPTPNMRVAFEPNGGENDVVAPALVSGSQQYLVTTYNNSTLNGRLYLNGLLDGSTTFPNTTYSPGSYGGTNGTTENMLGNDVFGDDQFNGTIKEFRIWSGAVTPLYVAVSAAAGPSVVVANLTPSQVTVSVSNTTMIGTQTQQATVAANFADATGVTVTSAATNWTSSSTNILTVSSTGLITAQSGGTATVSATVGGVTATSPSITVALTAPRITSQPVTLQSLVVGDTANFSVQAVGGNLSYQWSDGANAIAGATNATLTLTNVQVSSAGNYTVLVTNSLGSTNSTISVLTVVPSVLQHRYSFVSDASDSVGNANGTLVPGNNPATISNGLMLPGTGTSGTPSGYVSLPNNLLSGDTSVTVECWVTENQANTWAEIWSFGVNGGSVNFGLIPSSPTPNIKVAFTPNGGENDINSPISLPVGSQQYVAVTYNNGNLTGSLFLNGALNASTVLPNATYSPGTYNTTLDTLGSDPFGGDAQFNGTINELRIWKGVVSPLYLAVSSVAGPSVIATNLTPTEVDVTETNATLIVGQTEIATATANFAGAPGVLVTPFITNWVSSAPGVVSVNSNGVITAVSSGSATISATLAGVTGTSTAVTVPASAPVIVTEPADSDSLLVGGTLNATIGVVGNEPITFFWFFNNGAQPISISTSPTLTIPNVQLANAGSYTCLVSNQIGTIGTTPLVLTVTAPTTYQQALLQLGPLGYWPLNETSGTIAYDAAGSYNGTYEGQITQGQPGPTNAFFGDSSLSAFFDGSTSIVDIPEGPFNITNAITVVTWVNVLASPTHFTDAFGHGDTSWRISVNQNSPPQPGAADGSAPDVTDGTGISLNAWHMLAYTYTGGVGAGLGTLYVDGAPVGTEDFTAPPIGNNLDVWIGGAPDYGLGNSGRLIPAEIAHCAIFAHALSAEAIQGLYNGVFTAPVSLTITRSGQNVVITWPTGVLLQAPTVNGPWTTNSATSPFTTSAASGTEFYKVLVSH, encoded by the coding sequence ATGAAAAAACAACCGACCTGTAACTCATCGCAAACTGGATTTGCGCGCGCAACTTCCAGATTTTTGATTGCCCTGGCGTTGCCTTTGATCGCTTTGGCCAGCCCACTCTCAGCCCAGACCCTAGTGCATCGGTATAGCTTTGCCACTGATGCCACAGATTCCGTTGGCGGTGCTAATGGCACGTTGAACCCGGGCAATAATGCCGCGACCATTAACAATGGCTTAATGCTTCCCGGAACGGGCACTTCCGCCAATCCTTCGGGCTATGTTTCCCTGCCCAACGCACTTCTCACCAACGACACTTCAATCACCGTCGAATGCTGGGTGACCCAGAACACCGCCAACACTTGGGCGGAAATCTGGTCTTTCGGCGTCAACGGCGGCTCAGTCAACTTTGGCTTGATCCCGCATCCCGGCAACAATGGCAATAACATGGAAGTGGCCTTCACGCCCAATAGCAATGAACGCGATTTGCAGACAACTTTTGCTTTCCCTAATAACACGCAGGAATACGTCGCGGTTACTTACAACAACGCCAATCTTACCGGCAGCCTGTTCCTTAACGGGGCTCTGAATGCCTCGACGGTGTTGCCTAATGCGACTTACTCGCCCGGCACTTACAAGACCACCTTGGATACGTTCGGCCTGGATCCGTTCGGCGGCGATGCCCAGTTCAACGGAACCATTGCTGAATTGCGCATTTGGAATGGCGTGGTTTCGCAACGGTATTTGTCCGCCTCCGCTTTGCTGGGGCCAGGCGTCCTGGTTTCAAATGTAACTCCCACGTCGGTGACTCTTAAAACGACTCCCGCGATTGTGATCACGGGAACCGAACAAGCCACAGCTAACGTGACCTTGCAGCAAACCGGCACGAACGCATTGCTCGCGACTCTCGATGCCACTAATTGGACCAGCGCCAATCCAAATGTCCTCTCGGTGAACTCCAGCGGCCTCATTACCGGCGTCGGTGCGGGCACGACCACGGTGAGCGCCACTATCAATGGCACGACCGCAACCAGCGGCAGCATCACCGTCACTCCTCAAACGCTCACGCATCGTTATAGCTTTGCCACCGACGCCACGGATTCCGTCGGCGGCGCCAATGGAACATTGGTTGCGCCCACCAACGGGAGCCCAGCCACTATCTCGAACGGCTTGAATCTGCCCGGCACTACGACCGGTGGGTTTGGCGCTTCCGGTTATGTCTCTTTGCCAAATGGAATCGTTCAGGGCGATAGTTCAGTTACCGTCGAATGCTGGGTGACACAGAACGCAGCCAATACCTGGGCGGAAATCTGGGACCTCGGCAGCAGCACCTCAATTAACTTCGGCCTGATTCCTGTCAGCCCCACGCCAAATATGCGCGTCGCTTTTGAACCCAACGGCGGTGAAAACGATGTGGTGGCTCCCGCTTTGGTTTCCGGTTCGCAACAATATCTCGTCACGACTTACAACAATTCCACCCTCAATGGACGCCTCTATCTGAACGGTCTCCTTGACGGATCAACCACTTTCCCGAACACCACTTATTCTCCCGGTAGTTACGGTGGAACCAATGGCACGACCGAAAACATGCTCGGCAATGATGTGTTCGGCGATGATCAGTTCAACGGCACGATCAAAGAGTTCCGCATCTGGAGCGGCGCAGTGACACCATTGTATGTCGCGGTGAGCGCGGCTGCCGGTCCCAGCGTGGTGGTGGCAAACCTGACGCCTTCTCAAGTGACGGTTTCGGTTTCGAATACGACCATGATCGGAACGCAAACGCAGCAGGCGACGGTTGCGGCCAACTTTGCTGATGCAACGGGCGTCACTGTCACCAGCGCGGCCACTAACTGGACGAGCAGCAGCACGAATATTCTCACGGTCAGTTCCACCGGCTTGATCACCGCTCAAAGCGGCGGCACAGCCACCGTCAGCGCCACCGTCGGCGGCGTAACGGCCACCAGCCCGTCCATTACCGTAGCCTTGACGGCTCCGAGAATTACCAGCCAGCCGGTCACTTTGCAGAGTTTGGTGGTTGGCGATACGGCCAACTTCAGTGTCCAGGCCGTTGGTGGAAATTTGTCCTATCAATGGAGTGATGGCGCGAATGCCATTGCAGGCGCGACCAACGCCACGCTGACTCTGACCAACGTGCAGGTTTCCAGCGCCGGCAATTATACGGTGCTCGTCACCAATTCGCTCGGCAGCACCAACAGCACCATTTCGGTCCTCACAGTTGTGCCTTCGGTTTTGCAACATCGTTATAGTTTCGTGAGTGACGCCTCGGACTCCGTGGGTAATGCAAATGGAACGCTGGTTCCCGGCAATAATCCGGCGACCATCAGCAACGGTTTGATGCTTCCGGGCACCGGCACGTCCGGCACGCCTTCGGGTTACGTTTCTCTCCCCAACAATCTTCTTTCCGGCGACACTTCGGTGACGGTGGAATGCTGGGTGACGGAAAATCAGGCCAACACCTGGGCGGAAATCTGGTCCTTCGGCGTCAACGGCGGCTCGGTCAACTTCGGATTAATTCCTTCGAGCCCAACGCCGAATATCAAAGTGGCTTTCACTCCGAACGGTGGAGAGAATGACATCAATTCGCCGATCTCGCTGCCGGTGGGTTCGCAGCAATACGTCGCGGTCACCTACAACAATGGCAATCTGACCGGCAGCCTCTTCCTCAATGGCGCGCTCAATGCCTCGACGGTGTTGCCAAATGCGACTTATTCGCCGGGCACTTATAACACGACTCTGGATACTCTTGGGTCGGATCCGTTTGGCGGTGACGCCCAATTCAACGGAACCATCAATGAACTGCGTATCTGGAAGGGCGTCGTTTCTCCGCTCTATCTCGCGGTCAGCAGCGTCGCCGGTCCGAGTGTCATCGCGACGAATCTGACGCCCACGGAAGTGGATGTCACCGAGACGAACGCGACGTTGATCGTCGGTCAAACTGAAATCGCGACCGCCACGGCGAACTTCGCCGGTGCGCCGGGTGTCCTGGTGACGCCATTTATCACCAACTGGGTCAGCAGCGCACCGGGCGTCGTCTCGGTGAATAGCAATGGTGTGATCACGGCTGTTTCCAGCGGCTCCGCTACCATCAGCGCCACCTTGGCCGGTGTAACGGGAACGAGCACGGCCGTGACGGTTCCGGCGAGTGCGCCAGTCATCGTGACCGAGCCGGCGGATTCAGACAGTCTTTTGGTGGGCGGCACGCTCAACGCAACCATCGGCGTGGTGGGCAACGAACCCATCACGTTCTTCTGGTTCTTCAATAATGGCGCTCAACCCATCAGCATTTCCACCTCGCCCACTTTGACCATACCAAACGTGCAGTTGGCCAATGCCGGCAGTTATACTTGCTTGGTCAGTAATCAAATCGGCACGATCGGCACGACTCCGCTGGTCCTGACAGTCACCGCGCCGACCACTTATCAGCAGGCCTTGTTGCAACTCGGCCCACTCGGTTACTGGCCGCTGAACGAAACCTCCGGAACCATCGCGTATGACGCCGCTGGTTCTTATAATGGAACCTACGAGGGCCAAATAACTCAAGGTCAACCCGGGCCTACGAATGCGTTCTTCGGTGATTCAAGTCTCTCGGCGTTCTTTGATGGATCAACCAGCATCGTGGATATTCCCGAAGGTCCGTTTAATATTACGAACGCGATCACGGTCGTGACCTGGGTGAACGTGCTGGCCAGCCCGACCCATTTCACAGACGCCTTCGGACACGGCGATACCTCCTGGCGCATAAGCGTCAATCAAAATTCCCCGCCGCAACCCGGCGCCGCCGACGGCAGCGCGCCCGATGTGACCGACGGAACCGGGATTTCTCTCAATGCCTGGCACATGCTTGCCTACACCTATACTGGCGGCGTGGGTGCCGGTCTTGGCACTCTCTACGTGGACGGCGCGCCGGTGGGCACCGAAGACTTCACGGCTCCTCCGATTGGAAACAATCTGGACGTGTGGATCGGCGGCGCGCCTGATTATGGTCTCGGCAACAGCGGGCGCTTGATCCCGGCTGAGATCGCGCATTGCGCCATTTTCGCTCATGCCCTTTCGGCGGAGGCGATTCAGGGGCTTTACAACGGCGTATTCACCGCCCCGGTGTCGTTGACGATTACGCGTTCCGGCCAGAATGTCGTCATCACCTGGCCAACCGGCGTCCTCTTGCAGGCACCGACAGTGAATGGTCCGTGGACGACGAATTCCGCCACCTCTCCGTTCACCACCTCGGCGGCGAGTGGGACCGAATTCTATAAAGTATTGGTTAGCCACTAA
- a CDS encoding tetratricopeptide repeat protein yields the protein MLVPLLMLAALEGGLHVAGVGHDLSFFLPMEINGKSSLVENDRFGWRFFGPEMARTPFPFVMSKVKPPDTTRVFVFGESAAFGDPQPEFGMSRILETLLNARFPDRHFEVINTAMTAINSHVILPIARDSAKQHGDFWVLYIGNNEVVGPYGAGTVFGAKAPSLAMVRAAVAFKGTRIGQAFGTLARHAQNRTANDSEWGGMKMFEQNHVRQDDPRMATVYDSFEKNLADIIDVGVRSGAKVVVSTVARNLKDCGPFASDHKPGLSAKDLAHWENFYEEGIRAQQEKRIADAISNYQQALKIDDTFAEIHFRLGQCLLLAGQSADAKQQFKLACDDDTLRFRADDRINKIIRDVAANSKTAGVQLADSDAAICAQSPNEISGEEFLYEHVHLNFKGNYAVARVLAESVGNAFTGGDTHPWLTADQCADRLGWNDFTRRKADMEILSRLSNPPFNEQANHREIYERLVQQIEQLQPAMLPDALRQDESRTKTAADAAPSDWILQRNLAILQQQTGDNADAIESLHRVVNLQPQNPDNWQAWGLGLEAAKRDDEAVAAFQEAARLHPESVVSLNSLAELYARQNKTNQAAAEFQEVLRRKPYWGPAHLGLGKELELMGKTNEANHEFEEALRNRIISPESFNTLAKFSFLRGWYAAAVTNYSDSLKLYPSDPETHVNLGLALDQLGRRTEAKEHYQEAIRLKPNLTEAHFCLGLEFGQDGDAAGAAAQFTETVRLKPELIEARLNLGIALANEQHNRQAMEQFNEVLRRDPNNPIALAQIKKISARLDKPANQ from the coding sequence ATGCTGGTACCATTGCTGATGCTCGCCGCGTTGGAAGGCGGTCTGCACGTGGCGGGCGTCGGACATGATCTGTCGTTTTTTCTTCCGATGGAAATCAACGGCAAAAGTTCACTCGTCGAAAATGACCGGTTCGGCTGGCGTTTTTTTGGACCGGAGATGGCGCGCACACCGTTTCCCTTCGTCATGTCAAAAGTCAAACCGCCGGATACCACGCGGGTATTTGTGTTCGGCGAATCCGCGGCCTTCGGCGATCCGCAGCCGGAATTTGGGATGAGCCGCATCCTGGAAACTTTGTTGAACGCGCGTTTTCCTGATCGTCATTTTGAAGTGATCAACACCGCCATGACCGCGATCAATTCGCATGTCATCCTGCCCATCGCTCGCGACAGTGCCAAACAGCACGGCGATTTCTGGGTGCTTTACATCGGCAACAATGAAGTCGTGGGACCTTACGGCGCGGGCACAGTTTTCGGAGCCAAAGCTCCGAGCCTCGCGATGGTTCGTGCCGCTGTGGCTTTCAAAGGCACGCGCATCGGGCAGGCGTTCGGCACTCTGGCTCGCCACGCGCAAAACCGAACCGCCAATGACAGCGAGTGGGGTGGCATGAAAATGTTCGAGCAAAATCATGTCCGGCAGGACGACCCACGCATGGCCACGGTTTATGATAGCTTTGAAAAAAATCTGGCTGACATCATTGACGTCGGCGTTCGCAGCGGCGCAAAAGTGGTGGTAAGCACGGTGGCGCGCAACCTCAAGGATTGCGGGCCGTTCGCGTCTGATCATAAACCCGGGCTGTCGGCGAAAGATCTGGCGCATTGGGAAAATTTTTACGAAGAAGGAATTCGCGCCCAACAGGAGAAGCGCATCGCCGATGCCATCAGTAACTATCAGCAAGCTTTGAAAATTGACGACACATTTGCCGAAATTCATTTCCGCCTTGGCCAATGTCTTTTGCTTGCGGGACAAAGTGCGGACGCGAAGCAACAATTCAAACTGGCCTGCGATGACGATACCCTCCGGTTTCGCGCGGATGATCGCATCAATAAAATCATTCGCGACGTGGCGGCCAATTCAAAAACGGCGGGAGTGCAGTTGGCCGATTCGGATGCGGCGATTTGCGCGCAAAGTCCCAATGAAATATCTGGCGAAGAATTTCTTTACGAGCATGTTCACCTGAACTTCAAAGGAAATTATGCCGTGGCGCGCGTCCTCGCGGAATCGGTAGGCAACGCATTTACCGGTGGCGATACGCATCCGTGGCTGACCGCCGACCAATGTGCCGACCGCCTTGGCTGGAACGATTTCACCCGGCGCAAGGCGGACATGGAAATTCTCAGCCGCCTTAGCAATCCGCCATTCAATGAACAAGCCAATCATCGGGAAATTTACGAACGGCTGGTTCAGCAAATCGAACAGCTTCAACCGGCGATGCTTCCTGATGCGTTGCGACAAGACGAATCACGCACCAAAACCGCAGCCGACGCCGCGCCCAGCGATTGGATTCTTCAACGCAACCTCGCGATTTTGCAGCAGCAGACCGGAGACAATGCGGACGCGATCGAATCGTTGCACCGCGTTGTGAATCTTCAGCCGCAAAATCCAGATAATTGGCAGGCGTGGGGTTTGGGATTGGAAGCGGCCAAGCGTGATGACGAAGCCGTCGCGGCATTTCAAGAGGCGGCTCGCTTGCACCCTGAATCCGTGGTCAGCCTAAACAGTCTGGCCGAGCTTTACGCGCGTCAAAATAAAACGAATCAAGCCGCTGCAGAATTTCAGGAAGTCTTGCGGAGGAAACCTTACTGGGGTCCGGCTCATTTAGGATTGGGCAAAGAACTTGAGTTGATGGGCAAGACCAACGAAGCCAATCACGAATTCGAGGAAGCGCTTCGCAACCGAATCATCAGCCCGGAATCATTCAATACGCTGGCCAAGTTTTCGTTTTTGCGCGGCTGGTATGCTGCTGCCGTCACAAATTATTCCGATTCGCTCAAGCTCTATCCTTCCGATCCCGAAACTCATGTGAATCTCGGTTTGGCCTTGGACCAGCTGGGCCGTCGCACGGAAGCCAAAGAGCATTATCAGGAAGCCATCCGATTAAAACCGAATCTCACCGAGGCGCATTTTTGCCTTGGGCTGGAGTTTGGCCAGGACGGGGATGCCGCCGGAGCCGCCGCGCAATTTACTGAAACCGTCCGGTTGAAACCAGAGTTGATCGAAGCGCGTTTGAATCTGGGAATCGCTTTGGCAAATGAACAACACAATCGCCAGGCGATGGAACAATTCAATGAAGTATTGCGCCGCGATCCGAACAATCCCATCGCGCTGGCTCAGATTAAAAAAATAAGCGCACGTTTGGATAAGCCCGCAAACCAGTAA
- a CDS encoding two-component regulator propeller domain-containing protein: MNRQIHKLLLFCLLWIAAQTGRAAGSESDLSATSGAMRIWQKADGLPSEVVTTVAQTSNGFLWVGTSAGLVRFDGAKFTEIKLEPVADSNPVYVTALCADSNGGLWIGTQQQGLFQFFQGKLRHFTKEQGLLDDDVTCLALDKKGQLWVGGKVGLNLWTGQAFKRFTEANGLSDEYISSVHVARSGTVWITTRSGMCQYVEGRIIPYDFQAKSQGRSPEYLGAYEDQSGNIWAFGDTYLINLAEGKRFNYFHSSASGSVRIWSLCEGRDGRLWIGTSGRGLLCFEDGRFQPLILGENRWPYDVRSICEDSEGNLWLGTSGGGLLQLRPQSVHVFQAGQGLPAGSTTALALDSRERVFVGLLRSGLFVGEAGRFERVDSAGLAVQNLISSICVARDGTIWAGTLGDGLYGLQNDREIHFTTANGLANDSVLAVSLDGEGTLWTSTAGNGLQYYTNQKMIQLDAATPGLPTAPVTAMIPATAGGLWLGTEEGSILHEDKNKLSAVKLSQNIGARPVLVLHEGEKSRLWIGMDEGGLTCLDHGATIHWNTHNGLPNTTVAGIVEDNANNLWLSTGGGIYRVSRSDVSKALGDPTIPLECKLVSESKTLPEPATAFCGTRSVRSPEGILWFATSEGVLKVDPHQSETVAAAIPLYLETATFNGQTPISLLEGGMWMPAPTNDPVVRAPMHLRSLEIRFTALDFTAPSEVRFRHRLDGFDSDWVDDGSARSARYSRLPYGDYRFRVAIRDPDGEWQEAQRTFAFIVPTPLYFQVWAICLYVLAVVAVIVQIVRVVSHRRLRITLATLEQQQSVERERMRIARDLHDEIGSKLAKISFLSEHAQVAAEATGPLGTKIASIAHTTRELLRTMDEIVWVVNPHNDTLENLVTYLSHYAAEYFQNTSIQCEVQLPREMPNHLLSSEARHNLFLTFEEALNNVLTHSGATNVKIDMTVKALECEITVTDNGRGFDAQNVSPSSNGKRGKRGGNGLVNMRQRLADIGGECRIVSTPGAGTSVKIHVRLNSKISGKP, encoded by the coding sequence ATGAACCGGCAAATTCATAAACTTTTGCTTTTTTGCCTGCTCTGGATCGCGGCCCAAACCGGGCGCGCCGCCGGTTCGGAATCGGATTTGTCCGCGACCTCCGGCGCCATGCGGATTTGGCAAAAGGCGGATGGCTTGCCGTCGGAGGTCGTGACGACTGTGGCCCAGACCAGCAACGGTTTTTTGTGGGTCGGAACCAGCGCGGGATTGGTCCGGTTTGACGGCGCCAAATTTACCGAGATTAAATTAGAACCGGTTGCGGACAGCAATCCCGTGTATGTGACCGCCTTGTGCGCGGACAGCAACGGCGGTTTATGGATCGGCACACAACAGCAAGGTTTGTTTCAATTCTTCCAAGGGAAACTGCGGCACTTCACCAAAGAACAAGGTTTGCTGGACGATGATGTCACGTGCCTCGCGCTCGATAAAAAAGGCCAGCTTTGGGTCGGCGGAAAAGTTGGCCTGAATTTATGGACGGGCCAAGCTTTCAAGCGCTTCACGGAAGCGAATGGTTTGTCGGATGAATATATTTCCAGCGTTCACGTGGCGCGCTCGGGAACGGTGTGGATCACCACGCGGTCGGGCATGTGCCAGTATGTCGAAGGACGAATCATCCCCTACGACTTTCAAGCCAAGAGCCAGGGACGCAGTCCTGAATATTTGGGCGCGTATGAAGATCAAAGCGGAAATATTTGGGCGTTCGGCGATACTTATTTGATCAACCTAGCGGAAGGCAAACGCTTTAATTATTTTCACAGTTCGGCTTCCGGCTCGGTGCGCATCTGGAGCTTGTGCGAAGGCCGGGATGGACGCCTGTGGATCGGCACGAGCGGGCGCGGGTTGCTTTGCTTTGAGGACGGCCGGTTTCAACCGCTGATCCTTGGAGAAAATCGCTGGCCGTACGATGTTCGTTCCATCTGCGAAGATTCGGAAGGAAATCTTTGGCTGGGAACTTCGGGCGGAGGGCTTTTGCAATTACGCCCGCAATCGGTTCATGTTTTTCAAGCCGGACAAGGTTTGCCCGCGGGTTCGACCACGGCACTCGCGTTGGATTCGCGCGAGCGAGTTTTTGTCGGGCTCTTGCGCAGCGGACTTTTTGTCGGCGAAGCCGGAAGATTCGAGCGCGTGGACAGCGCGGGGTTGGCGGTTCAAAATCTCATTTCCTCCATTTGCGTGGCGCGCGATGGGACGATTTGGGCCGGCACTTTGGGCGATGGATTGTATGGTTTGCAAAACGATCGCGAGATTCATTTCACTACTGCCAACGGCCTGGCCAACGATAGCGTTCTGGCCGTGAGTCTCGACGGCGAAGGCACTTTGTGGACGAGCACTGCGGGCAACGGCCTGCAATATTATACGAATCAAAAAATGATCCAGCTCGACGCCGCCACACCCGGGCTTCCGACCGCGCCGGTGACAGCGATGATTCCCGCGACCGCCGGCGGCCTTTGGCTGGGGACGGAAGAAGGTTCCATTCTTCACGAAGACAAAAATAAATTGTCCGCCGTCAAATTGTCGCAAAATATCGGCGCGCGTCCGGTGCTGGTTTTGCATGAAGGTGAAAAGTCGCGTCTCTGGATCGGCATGGATGAAGGCGGCCTCACTTGCCTCGATCACGGCGCGACGATTCATTGGAATACCCACAACGGTTTGCCCAACACCACCGTCGCCGGCATCGTCGAGGACAACGCAAATAATTTATGGCTTTCAACCGGCGGTGGGATTTACCGCGTCAGCCGGAGCGATGTTTCCAAAGCGCTCGGCGATCCCACCATCCCGCTCGAATGCAAATTGGTTTCTGAATCGAAGACTTTGCCCGAACCAGCGACGGCATTTTGCGGAACGCGTTCGGTGCGTTCGCCAGAAGGCATATTGTGGTTCGCCACTTCGGAAGGCGTGCTCAAAGTGGACCCGCACCAATCGGAAACCGTCGCCGCCGCGATTCCGCTCTATCTCGAAACCGCAACCTTCAACGGCCAGACACCCATCTCACTTTTGGAAGGCGGCATGTGGATGCCCGCTCCCACCAACGATCCCGTCGTGCGCGCGCCCATGCATTTGCGCTCGCTGGAAATTCGTTTCACCGCCCTGGATTTCACCGCGCCGTCGGAAGTTCGGTTTCGGCATCGGCTGGATGGCTTCGACTCCGATTGGGTGGATGATGGCTCGGCTCGCTCCGCCCGTTACAGCCGCCTGCCCTATGGCGATTATCGTTTTCGCGTGGCCATTCGCGATCCCGACGGCGAATGGCAGGAGGCGCAAAGAACCTTTGCGTTCATCGTTCCCACGCCGCTTTATTTTCAAGTGTGGGCGATTTGCTTATACGTCCTCGCAGTGGTCGCGGTGATCGTGCAAATCGTCCGCGTAGTTTCGCACCGGCGTTTGCGCATCACGCTCGCGACCCTCGAGCAGCAGCAATCCGTCGAACGCGAGCGCATGCGCATCGCGCGCGATCTCCATGATGAAATCGGTTCCAAGCTCGCCAAAATTTCCTTCCTCAGCGAGCATGCCCAAGTCGCCGCCGAGGCGACCGGTCCTTTGGGAACCAAGATCGCCTCAATCGCGCATACAACGCGCGAATTGCTACGCACCATGGATGAAATTGTCTGGGTCGTGAATCCTCACAATGATACCTTGGAAAATCTAGTAACTTACTTGAGTCACTATGCCGCCGAATATTTTCAAAACACTTCCATTCAGTGCGAAGTCCAACTGCCGCGCGAAATGCCCAATCACTTGCTCTCGTCCGAAGCCCGCCATAATTTGTTTCTCACTTTTGAAGAAGCGTTGAACAATGTCCTGACTCATTCCGGCGCGACAAACGTAAAAATTGATATGACCGTAAAGGCGCTCGAATGTGAAATCACCGTCACCGATAACGGCCGCGGATTCGATGCCCAAAACGTCTCGCCGTCCAGCAACGGCAAGCGCGGCAAACGCGGCGGCAATGGGTTGGTGAACATGCGCCAACGTCTCGCAGACATCGGCGGCGAATGCCGTATCGTGAGCACCCCCGGCGCCGGCACGAGTGTCAAAATCCACGTCCGGTTGAATTCCAAAATAAGCGGCAAGCCATGA